Proteins found in one Macaca nemestrina isolate mMacNem1 chromosome 4, mMacNem.hap1, whole genome shotgun sequence genomic segment:
- the LOC105472703 gene encoding transmembrane protein 50B: protein MAGFLDNFRWPECECIDWSERRNAVASVVAGILFFTGWWIMIDAAVVYPKPEQLNHAFHTCGVFSTLAFFMINAVSNAQVRGDSYESGCLGRTGARVWLFIGFMLMFGSLIASMWILFGAYVTQNTDVYPGLAVFFQNALIFFSTLIYKFGRTEELWT from the exons ATGGCAGGCTTCCTAGACAATTTTCGTTGGCCAGAATGTGAGTGTATTGACTGGAGCGAGAGAAGAAATGCTGTGGCATCTGTTGTCGCAGGTATATTG TTTTTTACAGGCTGGTGGATAATGATTGATGCAGCTGTGGTGTATCCTAAGCCAGAACAGTTGAACCATGCCTTTCACACATGTGGTGTATTTTCCACATTGGCTTTCTTCAT GATAAATGCTGTATCCAATGCTCAGGTGAGAGGTGATAGCTATGAAAGCGGCTGTTTAGGAAGAACAG GTGCTCGAGTTTGGCTTTTCATTGGTTTCATGTTGATGTTTGGGTCACTTATTGCTTCCATGTGGATTCTTTTTGGTGCATATGTTACCCAAA ATACTGATGTTTATCCGGGTCTAGCTGTGTTTTTTCAAAATGCACTTATATTTTTTAG